One segment of Phaeacidiphilus oryzae TH49 DNA contains the following:
- a CDS encoding TetR/AcrR family transcriptional regulator C-terminal domain-containing protein → MARASGPGWPSPRRPKGPAGAPPRRVLNQQAIVDAALEIVDEEGLDALSMRRVAQRLGTGPASLYAHISGKEELLELLLNQVYGELALPGAPDPARWREQAKALLTASRDNLAGHGDLARAALRGGSVTLPNALRVTEAMLGILRAGGVERQEAAYAMDLLALYTVADAVERALGLRGSADGGPSPATAVNAEGDETNEEYRERVRDYYASLPAERYPILRTMADPMVRNVGDERFQFGLDVILGGLASRAAVRGRRDGD, encoded by the coding sequence GTGGCACGTGCATCCGGTCCGGGCTGGCCGAGTCCGCGACGTCCCAAGGGGCCCGCGGGTGCGCCGCCCAGACGGGTGCTCAACCAGCAGGCGATCGTCGACGCGGCGCTGGAGATCGTGGACGAGGAGGGCCTGGACGCGCTCAGCATGCGGCGGGTCGCCCAGCGCCTGGGGACCGGGCCGGCCTCCCTCTACGCCCACATCAGCGGCAAGGAGGAGCTCCTCGAACTCCTCCTCAACCAGGTCTACGGCGAGCTCGCGCTGCCGGGTGCGCCCGATCCGGCCCGCTGGCGGGAGCAGGCCAAGGCTTTGCTGACGGCCAGCCGGGACAACCTGGCCGGGCACGGCGACCTGGCCCGCGCGGCGCTGCGCGGCGGCTCGGTCACCCTGCCCAACGCGCTGCGGGTGACCGAGGCGATGCTCGGCATCCTGCGCGCCGGGGGAGTGGAGCGCCAGGAGGCCGCCTACGCGATGGACCTCCTCGCCCTCTACACCGTGGCCGACGCCGTGGAGCGCGCCCTCGGCCTGCGCGGGAGCGCCGACGGGGGCCCGAGTCCGGCGACCGCGGTGAACGCCGAGGGCGACGAGACCAACGAGGAGTACCGGGAGCGGGTCCGCGACTACTACGCCTCGCTGCCCGCCGAGCGCTACCCCATCCTGCGCACCATGGCGGACCCGATGGTGCGCAACGTCGGCGACGAGCGCTTCCAGTTCGGTCTGGACGTCATCCTCGGCGGGCTGGCCAGCCGCGCCGCCGTGCGGGGCCGCCGCGACGGCGATTGA